The Halorubrum salinarum genome segment GCCCGGAGCGCGAGCTTCAGGGCGAGGGGCCCGAGGGCTTCTGAATGCTGCTCCGCGAGCGCGAGACCGCCGAGGGACGGCTCGTCTCCGTCTGCGACCCGGACTGCCTCGGCGAGACGTACGACAACGGACGCGCGACGCTCACCGTGAGCGAGGAGTTCTACGGCGGCGACGACGCCGTCGAGGCGACCGCCGACGAGGTGGTCGAAGGCCTCCGGCGCGCGCAGGTCGCGAACATCGTCGGTACCGAGGCGGTCGAGGTCGCGGTCGAGGCCGGCCTCGTCGACGAGGAGACCGTTCTGGAGTTCGACGGGACGCGGCACGCGCAGTTGCTCTGGCTGTAACGGCCGCCCCCGCGCCGTCTCGCCGGGATCCGAACCGGCTAAGGGCGCGCGCGACGAGGCGGATCCGATGAGACGACTCACGCGGAGCGAACTGGCGTCGCGGGTGGGGCCGCGGCCGCCCTCGGACGCCTTCTGGCGACGCGCGATCGACCGGGGAGCGGCGGCGCTCGGCGTCGGCGCGGACGCCGTCGAGAGCGGGGCGGGGGAGGAAACGGACGACGAGCCGACGGAGCCGCTCGACACGGGCGACATCGTCGACGTCGGCGACCACGCCTTCGTCGTCGTCGGCACCGAGCGGACGGCGGCGGGCGGCCGGATCTACCGGATCGAGCTCGTCGCCGACCGCGACGGGGACTGACGCGGCTCGACTTCGGTCGGTGCGGGCGCCGGATTACAGGTCCGCCACGTCCTCGATGGCGTCGGTGAGCGATTTCACGCTCTCGACCGTGTGCTCGCCCATGTGCCCGATCCGGAACGTCTCCTCGCCGAGGTCGCCGTAGCCGTTCGAGAAGGCCAT includes the following:
- a CDS encoding DUF424 domain-containing protein, with the translated sequence MLLRERETAEGRLVSVCDPDCLGETYDNGRATLTVSEEFYGGDDAVEATADEVVEGLRRAQVANIVGTEAVEVAVEAGLVDEETVLEFDGTRHAQLLWL